One genomic window of Chelonoidis abingdonii isolate Lonesome George chromosome 5, CheloAbing_2.0, whole genome shotgun sequence includes the following:
- the LOC116839333 gene encoding noelin-2-like: MLEFRTLNDIITGQNFEQHLLPHPWARTDHVVFNGSLYYKYQSNIVGKYHFCSRSMLVQRSLNAASSNNTFPYSWGGFSDIDFMVDENELWAVYITNQNAGNIVVSKADPQMLEILRSWDTGYPKRSTGDSFMICSTLYVTNSHLAGAKIYFAYYTNTSSYKYTDIPFHNQYSHISMLDYNPQERVLYTWNNGHQVVCNITLFHVIKTSGQL; encoded by the coding sequence ATGCTGGAGTTCCGGACCTTGAACGACATCATCACAGGCCAGAACTTCGAGCAGCACCTGCTGCCACACCCCTGGGCCAGGACGGACCACGTAGTCTTCAACGGCTCCCTCTACTACAAGTACCAGAGCAACATCGTGGGGAAGTACCACTTCTGCTCACGCAGCATGCTGGTGCAGCGCAGCCTGAACGCCGCCAGCTCCAACAACACCTTCCCCTACTCCTGGGGGGGCTTCTCCGACATCGACTTCATGGTGGATGAGAACGAGCTGTGGGCGGTCTACATCACCAATCAGAACGCCGGCAACATTGTGGTGAGCAAGGCAGACCCACAGATGCTGGAGATCCTGCGCAGCTGGGACACCGGCTACCCCAAGCGCAGCACCGGCGACTCCTTCATGATCTGCAGCACCCTCTACGTCACAAACTCCCACCTGGCCGGGGCCAAGATCTATTTTGCCTACTACACAAACACTTCTAGCTACAAGTACACGGACATCCCATTCCACAACCAGTACTCTCACATCTCCATGCTGGACTACAACCCGCAGGAGAGGGTGCTGTACACGTGGAACAATGGCCACCAGGTCGTGTGCAACATCACACTCTTCCATGTCATAAAGACTTCGGGCCAGTTGTGA